A region of Burkholderiales bacterium JOSHI_001 DNA encodes the following proteins:
- a CDS encoding Protein of unknown function (DUF2817) (PFAM: Protein of unknown function (DUF2817)): MTDKAAAHFAQSYEQARGLFLQAADAAGLDVQSHPHPLVGRDGEALAMDVALQGARDAEALLILSSACHGVEGFCGSGIQVGLLRDAEWCAAVQRSGVAVLHIHALNPWGFSWWRRTTQENCDLNRNFHNFHQPLPANPAYDEIAHLLVPADWPPAPAVRQALDDYIARHGERAYQTAVSSGQHTHEDGLFYGGVAPTWSQQTLRHVLQDHGRHCARLGWIDLHTGLGPSGHGERIFAGRDDAQALARARAWWGPQVTSIDDGSSVSPPLRGLMWNAAGEECPQAIYTGLALEFGTVPVRDVIDALRADQWLDKHPEAGAPQHERIKRQVRDAFYTDTPEWQQAVLDQAREATLQGLGGLR; encoded by the coding sequence ATGACCGACAAGGCCGCGGCGCATTTCGCGCAAAGCTACGAACAAGCCCGCGGCCTGTTCCTGCAGGCGGCCGACGCGGCCGGGCTGGACGTGCAAAGCCACCCCCACCCCTTGGTGGGCCGCGACGGCGAAGCCTTGGCGATGGACGTGGCCCTGCAGGGCGCGCGTGATGCCGAAGCGCTGCTCATCCTGTCCAGCGCCTGCCACGGCGTTGAGGGCTTTTGCGGCAGTGGCATCCAGGTGGGGCTGCTGCGCGACGCCGAATGGTGCGCCGCGGTGCAGCGCAGCGGCGTGGCGGTGTTGCACATCCACGCGCTGAACCCCTGGGGCTTTTCCTGGTGGCGCCGCACCACCCAGGAAAACTGCGACCTGAACCGCAACTTCCACAACTTCCACCAGCCGCTGCCGGCCAACCCGGCCTATGACGAGATTGCGCACCTGCTGGTGCCCGCCGATTGGCCGCCCGCGCCGGCCGTTCGGCAGGCACTGGATGACTACATCGCCCGCCACGGTGAACGTGCCTACCAGACGGCCGTGTCGTCGGGCCAGCACACGCACGAGGACGGGCTGTTCTACGGCGGCGTGGCGCCCACCTGGAGCCAGCAGACCCTGCGCCATGTGCTGCAGGACCACGGCCGGCACTGTGCCCGGCTGGGCTGGATCGACCTGCACACCGGACTGGGGCCCAGCGGCCACGGTGAACGCATCTTCGCCGGCCGCGACGACGCGCAGGCGCTGGCGCGCGCCCGCGCCTGGTGGGGGCCGCAGGTCACGTCCATCGACGACGGCTCCTCGGTGTCGCCGCCCCTGCGCGGGCTGATGTGGAACGCGGCCGGCGAAGAATGCCCGCAGGCCATCTACACCGGCTTGGCGCTGGAATTCGGCACCGTGCCGGTGAGGGATGTCATCGACGCGCTGCGCGCCGACCAGTGGCTGGACAAGCACCCCGAGGCCGGCGCGCCGCAGCACGAGCGCATCAAGCGCCAGGTTCGCGACGCCTTCTACACCGACACCCCCGAATGGCAGCAGGCGGTGCTGGACCAGGCGCGCGAAGCCACGCTGCAGGGCCTGGGCGGACTGCGCTGA
- a CDS encoding amidohydrolase (PFAM: Peptidase family M20/M25/M40; Peptidase dimerisation domain~TIGRFAM: amidohydrolase): protein MNLIESILADAASIAALRRDIHAHPELCFEEQRTADVIAKALTDWGIPVHRGLGKTGVVGIVKNGSSTRAVGLRADIDALPMAENNRFAHASQHHGKMHACGHDGHTAMLLAAAKHLAKHRNFDGTVYLVFQPAEEGGGGAREMMKDGLFEQFPMEAIFGAHNWPGMDVGHFAVKSGPVMASSNEFKITIHGKGAHGAMAYNGIDPVPVACQMVQAFQTIISRNIKPTETGVISVTMIHTGEATNVIPDSCVLEGTVRTFTTEVLDLIERRMQQVAEATCAAFEARCDFEFVRNYPPTINHPAESEFVQGLLTDVVGAANVHEFEPTMGAEDFSYFLQQKPGCYFVIGNGDGTHRQGGHGMGPCMLHNPSYDFNDELIPLGATMWVRLAEKWLATPR, encoded by the coding sequence ATGAACCTGATCGAATCCATCCTGGCCGACGCGGCCAGCATCGCCGCGCTGCGACGTGACATCCACGCCCACCCCGAACTGTGTTTCGAGGAACAGCGCACCGCCGACGTCATCGCCAAGGCGCTCACCGACTGGGGCATCCCGGTGCACCGCGGCCTGGGCAAGACCGGCGTGGTGGGCATCGTGAAGAATGGAAGCAGCACGCGCGCGGTGGGCCTGCGCGCCGACATCGACGCCCTGCCCATGGCCGAGAACAACCGCTTCGCCCACGCCAGCCAGCACCACGGCAAGATGCACGCCTGCGGCCACGACGGCCACACCGCCATGCTGCTGGCCGCGGCCAAGCACCTGGCCAAGCACCGCAACTTCGATGGCACCGTGTACCTGGTGTTCCAGCCGGCCGAAGAAGGCGGCGGCGGCGCGCGCGAGATGATGAAGGACGGCCTGTTCGAGCAGTTCCCGATGGAGGCCATCTTCGGCGCCCACAACTGGCCCGGCATGGACGTGGGCCACTTCGCGGTGAAGAGCGGGCCGGTGATGGCCAGCAGCAATGAATTCAAGATCACCATCCACGGCAAGGGCGCACACGGCGCCATGGCCTACAACGGCATCGACCCGGTGCCGGTGGCCTGCCAGATGGTGCAGGCCTTCCAGACCATCATCAGCCGCAACATCAAGCCCACCGAAACCGGGGTGATCTCGGTCACCATGATCCACACCGGCGAGGCCACCAACGTCATCCCCGACAGCTGCGTGCTGGAAGGCACGGTGCGCACCTTCACGACAGAGGTGCTGGACCTGATCGAGCGCCGCATGCAGCAGGTGGCCGAGGCCACCTGCGCGGCCTTTGAAGCGCGCTGCGACTTCGAGTTCGTGCGCAACTACCCGCCCACCATCAACCACCCGGCCGAGAGCGAATTCGTGCAGGGCCTGCTGACCGACGTGGTGGGCGCGGCCAACGTGCACGAGTTCGAGCCCACGATGGGCGCCGAAGACTTCAGCTACTTCCTGCAGCAAAAACCCGGCTGCTACTTCGTCATCGGCAACGGCGATGGCACCCATCGCCAGGGCGGGCACGGCATGGGCCCGTGCATGCTGCACAACCCCAGCTACGATTTCAACGACGAACTCATCCCGCTGGGCGCCACCATGTGGGTGCGCCTGGCCGAGAAATGGCTGGCCACGCCGCGATGA
- a CDS encoding ABC-type branched-chain amino acid transport system, periplasmic component (PFAM: Receptor family ligand binding region), whose amino-acid sequence MHRRTLLAGLAASPLTLSRPAWAQSGRIVLGQSCALSGAAAQLGIQMQAGAKLFFDALNARGGVNGQTIELRTLDDGYEPERCKANTDKLIRDEVFALFGYVGTPTSLAALPLVNEAKIPFVGPFTGAQALREPFSRYVFHVRASYFDETALIVKQLTSLGLKKIAVFRQNDSYGQAGLDGVLRALKVQNLEPVAVGLVERNSVDVAAAVAAIVPKLPDAVVQISAYKSCAAFIRAARKAGYGGTFYNVSFVGTQALADELGKEANGVMVSQVMPFPFNGTTPISREYLDAVAKAGGGGRPNYSSMEGYVAAKVLAEGLRQAGRGPSREGLIAGLESLRGWDLGGLRVDFGPNDHVASHLVDLTMLTEDGRVRR is encoded by the coding sequence ATGCACCGTCGAACCCTTCTCGCCGGCCTGGCTGCCAGCCCCCTGACCCTGTCGCGCCCGGCATGGGCCCAATCCGGCCGCATCGTGTTGGGCCAGTCCTGCGCGCTCAGCGGCGCGGCGGCGCAGCTGGGCATCCAGATGCAGGCCGGCGCCAAGCTGTTCTTCGACGCGCTGAACGCCCGCGGCGGTGTGAACGGCCAGACCATCGAACTGCGCACCCTGGACGACGGCTACGAGCCCGAGCGCTGCAAGGCCAACACCGACAAGCTGATCCGCGACGAGGTCTTCGCCCTGTTCGGCTATGTGGGCACGCCCACCTCGCTGGCCGCGCTGCCGCTGGTGAACGAGGCCAAGATCCCTTTTGTCGGCCCCTTCACCGGCGCGCAGGCGCTGCGCGAGCCCTTCTCGCGTTATGTCTTCCATGTGCGGGCTTCCTACTTCGACGAGACCGCGCTCATCGTCAAGCAGCTCACCAGCCTGGGGCTGAAGAAGATCGCCGTCTTCCGCCAGAACGACAGCTACGGCCAGGCCGGCCTGGACGGCGTGCTGCGCGCGCTGAAGGTGCAGAACCTGGAGCCGGTGGCCGTGGGCCTGGTGGAGCGCAATTCGGTGGACGTGGCCGCGGCGGTGGCCGCCATCGTGCCCAAGCTGCCGGACGCGGTGGTTCAGATCAGCGCCTACAAGAGCTGCGCGGCCTTCATCCGCGCGGCGCGCAAGGCCGGCTACGGCGGCACCTTCTACAACGTGTCCTTCGTCGGCACCCAGGCCCTGGCCGATGAACTGGGCAAGGAAGCCAATGGCGTGATGGTCAGCCAGGTGATGCCCTTCCCCTTCAATGGCACCACGCCCATCTCGCGCGAATACCTGGACGCCGTGGCCAAGGCCGGCGGCGGGGGGCGCCCCAACTACAGCAGCATGGAAGGTTATGTGGCGGCCAAGGTGCTGGCCGAGGGCCTGCGCCAAGCCGGCCGTGGACCCAGCCGCGAAGGCCTGATCGCCGGGCTGGAAAGCCTGCGCGGCTGGGACCTGGGTGGCCTGCGGGTGGACTTCGGTCCCAATGACCATGTGGCCTCGCACCTGGTGGACCTGACCATGCTGACCGAAGACGGCCGCGTGCGGCGCTGA
- a CDS encoding anaerobic dehydrogenase, typically selenocysteine-containing (PFAM: Molybdopterin oxidoreductase; Molydopterin dinucleotide binding domain; Molybdopterin oxidoreductase Fe4S4 domain), whose product MSATETPTHTVNGVCPHDCPDTCSLKVTVKDGVAIKVAGNPDHPPTHGALCTKVSRYTERTYHPERVLTPLKRVGRKGEGRFEPVTWEVALADIAARLKAMAARDPQAILPYSYAGTMGLLQGESMAARFFHQLGASRLDRTICASAGGEALAATYGGKLGMHLRHFAGSRLIVIWGSHSIASNLHFWTFAQEAKRAGAKLWCIDPRRTETADKCHRHLALLPGTDGALALALMHELITNGWLDEDYINRHVNGFDKLRDRALAWPPERAARECGVAADDIRELARDYATTKPAAIRLNYGMQRVAGGGNAVRLIALLPCLVGAWRHPSGGLLLSSSSWYAPVRQDAALQRPDLLAGRRPRTINMSTIGDDLLREASPAFGPKVEAVLVYNSNPVAVAPESKKVVAGFAREDLFTVVLEHFLTDTADHADYVLPATTQLEHLDVHTSYGHTDVQMNQPAIAPLGQALPNTEIFRRLARAMGFADPCFGDSDEQLAAQAFQGVDMAALREQGWQTLDLPAAPFANGGFATPDGKVQVDAPGLGVPDHVPPHEGAGSALAARFPLAMISPPARHFLNSTFVNVTSLRSIEGEPLLEIHPDDAAPRGIGDGQMVSVFNDRGDYRCKAHVCTRARPGVVNGLGVWWRKLGPAGTNVNELTSQRLTDIGRAPTFYDCRVDVKPVAAA is encoded by the coding sequence ATGAGCGCCACCGAAACCCCCACGCACACGGTCAACGGCGTGTGCCCGCACGACTGCCCCGACACCTGCTCGCTGAAGGTGACGGTGAAGGACGGCGTGGCCATCAAGGTGGCCGGCAATCCCGACCATCCGCCCACCCATGGCGCGCTGTGCACCAAGGTCAGCCGCTACACCGAAAGAACCTACCACCCCGAGCGCGTGCTCACGCCCTTGAAGCGCGTGGGGCGCAAGGGCGAAGGCCGCTTCGAGCCCGTGACCTGGGAGGTCGCGTTGGCCGACATCGCCGCGCGCTTGAAGGCGATGGCCGCGCGCGACCCGCAGGCCATCCTGCCCTACAGCTATGCCGGCACCATGGGCCTGTTGCAGGGCGAAAGCATGGCGGCGCGCTTCTTCCACCAACTGGGCGCCAGCCGGCTGGACCGCACCATCTGCGCCAGCGCCGGTGGCGAGGCTTTGGCGGCCACCTACGGCGGCAAGCTGGGCATGCACCTGCGCCACTTCGCCGGCAGCCGGCTCATCGTCATCTGGGGCAGCCATTCCATCGCCAGCAACCTGCATTTCTGGACCTTCGCCCAGGAAGCCAAACGTGCCGGCGCCAAGCTGTGGTGCATCGACCCGCGCCGCACCGAAACCGCCGACAAATGCCACCGCCACCTGGCCCTGCTGCCCGGCACCGACGGCGCGCTGGCCTTGGCGCTGATGCACGAACTGATCACGAACGGCTGGCTGGACGAGGACTACATCAACCGCCACGTGAACGGCTTCGACAAGCTGCGCGACCGGGCCTTGGCCTGGCCGCCCGAACGCGCAGCGCGCGAATGCGGCGTGGCGGCGGACGACATCCGCGAGCTGGCACGCGACTACGCCACCACGAAACCGGCTGCCATCCGCCTGAACTACGGCATGCAGCGCGTGGCCGGGGGAGGCAATGCGGTGCGGCTGATCGCGCTGCTGCCTTGTCTGGTGGGCGCCTGGCGCCACCCTTCGGGCGGGCTGCTGCTGTCCTCGTCCAGTTGGTACGCGCCGGTGCGCCAGGACGCCGCCCTGCAGCGCCCCGACCTGCTGGCCGGGCGCCGGCCACGCACCATCAACATGTCCACCATCGGCGACGACCTGCTGCGCGAGGCTTCGCCCGCCTTCGGCCCGAAGGTCGAGGCCGTGCTGGTCTACAACAGCAACCCGGTGGCGGTGGCGCCGGAGTCAAAGAAGGTGGTGGCCGGCTTCGCGCGCGAAGACCTGTTCACCGTGGTGCTGGAGCATTTCCTCACCGACACCGCCGACCATGCCGATTACGTGCTGCCCGCCACCACCCAGCTGGAGCACCTGGACGTGCACACGTCCTACGGCCACACCGATGTGCAGATGAACCAGCCGGCGATTGCCCCTCTGGGCCAGGCCCTGCCCAACACGGAAATCTTCCGCCGCCTGGCGCGCGCCATGGGTTTCGCCGACCCGTGCTTCGGTGACAGCGACGAACAACTGGCCGCCCAGGCCTTCCAGGGCGTGGACATGGCCGCCCTGCGGGAACAGGGCTGGCAGACGCTGGACCTGCCCGCGGCGCCGTTCGCGAACGGCGGCTTCGCCACGCCCGATGGCAAGGTGCAGGTGGACGCCCCCGGCCTGGGCGTGCCCGACCACGTGCCGCCGCACGAAGGCGCGGGCAGTGCGCTGGCGGCGCGCTTCCCGCTGGCGATGATTTCGCCGCCGGCGCGCCACTTCCTGAACAGCACATTCGTCAACGTGACCAGCCTGCGCAGCATCGAAGGCGAGCCGCTGCTGGAAATCCACCCCGACGACGCGGCGCCGCGCGGCATTGGCGACGGCCAGATGGTCAGTGTGTTCAACGACCGCGGCGACTACCGCTGCAAGGCCCATGTCTGCACCCGCGCCCGCCCCGGCGTGGTGAACGGCCTGGGCGTGTGGTGGCGCAAGCTCGGCCCCGCGGGCACCAACGTGAACGAGCTCACCAGCCAGCGCCTCACCGACATCGGCCGCGCGCCCACCTTCTACGACTGCCGCGTGGACGTGAAACCGGTGGCCGCTGCGTGA
- a CDS encoding putative aminopeptidase (PFAM: Predicted aminopeptidase (DUF2265)), whose amino-acid sequence MRKRTLLMAGAGSLLAAGVVALLLGGCSSLGYYGQSVGGHLDLMQRAKPVPQWLADDSTPADLKARLALTQRMRDFAVRELHLPDNNSYRSYAALDRPAVVWNVVAAPELSLTLKTWCFPVMGCVGYRGYFKKEPAEALAAELRAQGLEASVYGVPAYSTLGWSNWMGGDPLLSTFIQWPEGELGRLIFHELSHQVAYAADDTMFNESYATAVERIGGALWLATQADAAARDDYARYDGRRQDFRALVGRYRDELAALYASAQSDGAKRSAKAELFQRLQADHARLKAERWGGFSGYDAWFERANNATLGAFAAYNELVLPFERLFDQQGRDWARFHTEVKRLAALPKAERRAALGSP is encoded by the coding sequence ATGCGAAAGCGAACGCTGCTGATGGCCGGCGCCGGGAGTCTGCTGGCCGCAGGGGTTGTCGCCTTGCTGCTGGGCGGCTGCAGCAGCCTGGGCTACTACGGCCAGAGCGTGGGTGGCCACCTGGACTTGATGCAGCGCGCCAAGCCGGTGCCGCAGTGGCTGGCCGACGACAGCACCCCCGCCGACCTGAAGGCCCGCCTGGCGCTGACCCAGCGCATGCGCGACTTCGCGGTGCGCGAACTGCACCTCCCGGACAACAACAGCTACCGCAGCTATGCCGCGCTGGACCGCCCCGCGGTGGTGTGGAACGTGGTGGCGGCACCCGAGCTGTCGCTCACGCTGAAGACCTGGTGCTTTCCGGTGATGGGCTGCGTGGGCTACCGCGGCTACTTCAAGAAGGAGCCCGCCGAAGCCCTGGCGGCCGAGCTGCGCGCGCAAGGCCTGGAAGCCAGCGTTTACGGCGTGCCGGCCTATTCCACGCTGGGCTGGAGCAACTGGATGGGCGGCGACCCGCTGCTGTCCACCTTCATCCAGTGGCCCGAAGGTGAACTGGGGCGGCTGATCTTCCACGAGCTGTCGCACCAGGTGGCCTACGCCGCCGACGACACCATGTTCAATGAGAGTTATGCCACCGCGGTGGAACGCATCGGCGGCGCGCTGTGGCTGGCCACCCAGGCCGATGCCGCGGCGCGCGACGACTACGCCCGCTACGACGGCCGGCGCCAGGACTTCCGCGCCCTGGTGGGCCGCTACCGGGACGAACTGGCCGCGCTCTACGCCAGCGCGCAAAGTGACGGGGCCAAGCGCAGCGCCAAGGCCGAACTGTTCCAGCGCCTGCAGGCCGACCATGCCAGGCTGAAGGCCGAACGCTGGGGCGGTTTCAGCGGCTACGACGCCTGGTTCGAGCGCGCCAACAACGCCACCCTGGGCGCCTTTGCGGCCTACAACGAACTGGTGCTGCCCTTCGAGCGCCTGTTCGACCAGCAGGGCCGCGACTGGGCGCGTTTCCACACCGAGGTCAAGCGCCTGGCCGCACTGCCCAAGGCCGAACGGCGCGCGGCCCTGGGCTCGCCCTGA
- a CDS encoding putative polyhydroxyalkanoic acid system protein (PFAM: Putative polyhydroxyalkanoic acid system protein (PHA_gran_rgn)~TIGRFAM: putative polyhydroxyalkanoic acid system protein) — MPDIRIHRDHSLGLAKARKVAWDWAEQVEKEFDMECTVLEGETSDTVEFTRSGVNGTLIVAPDHFELHAKLGLLLGAFAKTIQGEIEKNLDTLLGAANQAAAKAPAKAAAKAAAKKAPKRGG; from the coding sequence ATGCCCGACATCCGCATCCACCGCGACCACAGCCTGGGGCTGGCCAAGGCCCGCAAGGTGGCCTGGGACTGGGCCGAGCAGGTGGAGAAGGAGTTCGACATGGAATGCACCGTGTTGGAAGGCGAGACCAGCGACACGGTGGAGTTCACCCGCTCGGGCGTGAACGGCACCCTGATCGTGGCGCCCGACCATTTCGAACTGCACGCGAAACTGGGCCTGCTGCTGGGCGCCTTTGCCAAGACCATCCAGGGCGAGATCGAGAAGAACCTGGACACGCTGCTGGGCGCGGCCAACCAGGCTGCGGCCAAGGCGCCGGCCAAAGCCGCTGCGAAAGCCGCGGCGAAGAAGGCGCCCAAGAGGGGCGGATGA
- a CDS encoding transcriptional regulator (PFAM: Bacterial regulatory helix-turn-helix protein, lysR family; LysR substrate binding domain), whose translation MTPGIQAADLGFFSVLAGAGSLSAAARELGVTTPAVSKHLALMEQRLGLLLVNRSTRRMGLTPEGELYLEHARRILGEIDDMAQLLGVSKATPQGLLRVNATLGFGRSHVAPLISRFARKHPQVEVQLQLSVNPPPLTDDAFDVCIRFGAPPDARVIARFIAPNRRLLCAAPSYLARHGAPKVPNDLTRHQCIGIRQGEEAYGLWRLSSGRGKNASAQAVKTRGALSTNDGEIAVNWALDGHGILMRAEWDIARYLKNGRLVQVLPQFHTPDADLYAVYPQRHQQAARVRAFVDFVAAGLGQQTAAHAV comes from the coding sequence ATGACCCCTGGCATCCAAGCCGCAGACCTGGGCTTCTTCTCGGTGCTGGCCGGCGCCGGCAGCCTGAGCGCGGCGGCGCGCGAACTGGGTGTCACCACCCCCGCCGTCAGCAAGCACCTGGCGCTGATGGAGCAGCGCCTGGGCCTGCTGCTGGTGAACCGCAGCACGCGCCGCATGGGCCTGACGCCCGAGGGCGAGCTGTACCTGGAACACGCCCGACGCATCCTGGGCGAGATCGACGACATGGCGCAGTTGCTGGGCGTGTCCAAGGCCACGCCCCAGGGCCTGCTGCGGGTGAACGCCACGCTGGGCTTCGGGCGCAGCCACGTGGCGCCGCTGATTTCACGCTTCGCTCGCAAGCACCCGCAGGTGGAGGTGCAACTGCAGTTGTCGGTGAACCCGCCGCCGCTGACCGACGACGCCTTCGACGTCTGCATCCGCTTCGGCGCGCCACCGGACGCGCGGGTCATCGCCCGATTCATCGCCCCGAACCGGCGGCTGCTGTGCGCAGCGCCGTCCTACCTGGCCCGCCACGGCGCCCCCAAGGTGCCCAACGACCTGACCCGGCACCAGTGCATCGGCATCCGGCAAGGTGAAGAAGCCTACGGGCTGTGGCGCCTGAGCAGCGGTCGCGGCAAGAACGCCTCGGCCCAGGCGGTGAAGACCCGCGGCGCGCTCAGCACCAACGACGGCGAGATTGCCGTGAACTGGGCGCTGGACGGCCACGGCATCCTGATGCGGGCCGAATGGGACATCGCGCGCTACCTGAAGAACGGCCGCCTGGTGCAGGTGCTGCCGCAGTTCCACACGCCCGACGCCGACCTGTACGCGGTGTACCCGCAGCGCCACCAGCAGGCCGCGCGGGTGCGGGCCTTTGTGGACTTCGTGGCAGCGGGGCTGGGCCAGCAGACCGCTGCCCACGCGGTCTAG
- a CDS encoding tartrate dehydrogenase (PFAM: Isocitrate/isopropylmalate dehydrogenase~TIGRFAM: tartrate dehydrogenase), giving the protein MKTYNIATIPGDGIGKEVIPAGRQVLEALARSSKAFRFEFQNFDWGGDYYRAHGVMMPADGLDAIRHQDAILFGSAGDPHIPDHITLWGLRLKICQGFDQYANVRPTRILPGIDAPLKRCKPEDLNWVIVRENSEGEYAGVGGRVHQGHPIEAATDVSIMTRAGVERIMRFAFKLAQSRPRKLLTVVTKSNAQRHAMVMWDEIALQVSKEFPDVRWDKELVDAATARMVNRPATLDTLVATNLHADILSDLAAALAGSLGIAPTGNIDPERRYPSMFEPIHGSAFDIMGQGLANPIGTFWSLVMLLEHLGEFDAAQRVMKAIEQVTSNPALHTGDLGGQATTVQVTQAVCELVAA; this is encoded by the coding sequence ATGAAGACCTACAACATCGCCACCATTCCCGGTGACGGCATCGGCAAGGAAGTGATTCCCGCGGGCCGGCAGGTGCTGGAAGCGCTGGCCCGGTCCAGCAAGGCTTTTCGCTTCGAGTTCCAGAACTTCGACTGGGGCGGCGACTACTACCGCGCCCACGGCGTGATGATGCCGGCCGACGGCCTGGACGCCATCCGCCACCAGGACGCCATCCTCTTCGGCAGCGCCGGCGACCCGCACATCCCCGACCACATCACGCTGTGGGGCCTGCGGCTGAAGATCTGCCAGGGCTTTGACCAGTACGCCAACGTGCGGCCCACGCGCATCCTGCCCGGCATCGACGCGCCCTTGAAGCGTTGCAAGCCCGAAGACCTGAACTGGGTGATCGTGCGCGAGAACTCCGAAGGCGAGTACGCCGGCGTGGGCGGTCGCGTGCACCAGGGCCACCCGATCGAAGCCGCCACCGACGTGTCCATCATGACCCGCGCCGGGGTGGAACGCATCATGCGCTTTGCGTTCAAGCTGGCGCAGTCCCGCCCGCGCAAGCTGCTGACCGTGGTGACCAAGAGCAACGCCCAGCGCCATGCCATGGTGATGTGGGATGAGATTGCCCTTCAGGTGTCCAAAGAATTTCCGGACGTGCGCTGGGACAAGGAACTGGTGGACGCCGCCACCGCCCGCATGGTGAACCGCCCGGCCACGCTGGACACCCTGGTCGCCACCAACCTGCATGCCGACATCCTGAGCGACCTGGCCGCGGCCCTGGCCGGCAGCCTGGGCATTGCGCCCACCGGCAACATCGACCCCGAGCGCCGCTACCCGAGCATGTTCGAGCCCATCCACGGTTCGGCCTTCGACATCATGGGCCAAGGCCTGGCCAACCCCATCGGCACCTTCTGGTCGCTGGTGATGCTGCTGGAGCACCTGGGCGAGTTCGACGCCGCGCAGCGGGTGATGAAGGCCATCGAGCAGGTGACCTCCAACCCGGCGCTGCACACCGGCGACCTGGGCGGCCAAGCCACCACGGTGCAGGTGACGCAGGCCGTGTGCGAACTGGTGGCTGCTTGA
- a CDS encoding hypothetical protein (PFAM: Tripartite tricarboxylate transporter family receptor~TIGRFAM: Tat (twin-arginine translocation) pathway signal sequence), whose amino-acid sequence MTNNAQLCRRGLLQAVALAAALAATGAMAQAWPNKPISLVVPFPAGGTTDVLARALAEKLTASLGQTVIVESKPGAGATLGADFVAKSKPDGYTLLVGAVHHTIASSVYKKLPYDFQKDFAPITEIALVPNVLVVNAATPAKNVAELVAMLKAQPGKHNYGSNGNGTAQHLIGTQFENLTGTDFSHIPYKGSGPLATDLLGGQITMSFDTVTPVLPHIKAGKLRALAVTTAKRSSALPDVPTLDEAGLKGFNIGTWFGVLAPVATPKDIVARLNAEMVKVIQSPDFRKRMEEIGAEPIGNSTEQMAAQIRSETEKFAKLVKDAKVTIE is encoded by the coding sequence ATGACAAACAACGCGCAACTTTGCCGCCGCGGGCTGCTGCAGGCCGTGGCCCTGGCCGCCGCGCTGGCCGCCACCGGTGCCATGGCCCAGGCCTGGCCGAACAAGCCGATCAGCCTGGTCGTTCCCTTCCCGGCCGGCGGCACCACCGACGTGCTGGCCCGCGCGCTGGCCGAGAAGCTGACTGCCAGCCTGGGCCAGACCGTCATCGTCGAAAGCAAGCCCGGCGCGGGTGCCACCCTGGGCGCGGACTTCGTGGCCAAGTCCAAGCCCGATGGCTACACCCTGCTGGTGGGTGCGGTGCACCACACCATCGCGTCCAGCGTCTACAAGAAGCTGCCCTACGATTTCCAGAAGGACTTCGCGCCCATCACCGAGATCGCCCTGGTGCCCAATGTGCTGGTGGTGAACGCCGCCACGCCGGCGAAGAATGTGGCCGAACTGGTGGCGATGCTGAAGGCCCAGCCGGGCAAGCACAACTACGGCTCCAATGGCAACGGCACCGCGCAGCACCTGATCGGCACCCAGTTCGAGAACCTGACCGGCACCGACTTCAGCCACATCCCCTACAAGGGCAGCGGCCCGCTGGCCACCGACCTGCTGGGCGGGCAGATCACCATGTCCTTCGACACCGTCACCCCGGTGCTGCCGCACATCAAGGCCGGCAAGCTGCGGGCGCTGGCGGTCACCACCGCCAAGCGCTCGTCGGCCCTGCCCGATGTGCCCACGCTGGACGAAGCCGGCCTGAAGGGTTTCAACATCGGCACCTGGTTCGGCGTGCTGGCGCCGGTGGCCACGCCCAAGGACATCGTGGCGCGGCTGAACGCCGAGATGGTGAAGGTGATCCAGTCGCCCGACTTCCGCAAGCGCATGGAAGAAATCGGCGCCGAGCCCATCGGCAACAGCACCGAGCAAATGGCCGCGCAGATCAGAAGCGAGACCGAGAAGTTCGCGAAGCTGGTGAAGGACGCGAAGGTGACGATCGAGTAG